From Brassica rapa cultivar Chiifu-401-42 chromosome A06, CAAS_Brap_v3.01, whole genome shotgun sequence:
AATACAAAAGCTGGCAGATAAAAATATCTCCAGAGCCAAGAGCCCAAAGAACAGGCAGCTAGAACCCACACCGGGGTAACTTTCGAACACATCTTTAACTAGGCAAAAGAAATACAACACACTACAACTTAATAAACTAGAACAACTAGACCAAAGCAAATGACAAATCAGTGCAAACAATCTCCTAAGAAGCAGATAACAATAATCTGGATAAATCGATGCTGCCCTCAGCACGCCATACGAACCATCCACTTGTAGAACTCAAAGACACTGTAGTGCCTTCTCAACCCGGATCTATCGCTGCTGCCTATGGCCCGCCAAACGATACCATCCTCTCTCGTAACTAAGAACCAAGACTTCACAACCCGACCAGAAAGATCGTTTCACGATCCACACATCTCTCGGATACGGTATGAACCACTCTCTGACGTCCATTTTGCACCTAGATAGAAGTCCACCAAAACCTCCACACAACCAAGCTTCGTCGCTCAAAACCCATAACCATGATAAACACTAGCACACGTAAGCGACGAAAGATCAATGTAGCCACTACAACTGGAAGATAATTTTGCAACTGAATGAGTCAAAGCACAACCCGCTGAAACAACACTGCCCTTTTGCACCATAATGAGAACAACCCATCCCAAACACATCACCGAGTAGATAAAATGTGGACCTTGACACCTCAAACGGACAGGATAAACGAATTCCCAGCTTCAAAAGTGTGGAGCACAAACCACCGGTGAACCAAAAGATTCCACTCCGACGATGGGATGTATGGCTCCACCACGCACCTGCAACAAAGTTCACTTTGACTACTCCATCCTCGTGAAACCTTCCGGCGTGTTGCCTCCGAGAACCGTAGAAGCAAActatttataaatcaaataaaaagagaaatctTTGTAACGTATATCCTTGAGCCTCGGGGGCCCAATTCACTATTTTAGGAGACTCTAGTTACCAGTAATATTACGACACGTCACAATAATATGCCACGTATTACAAAAAGTCAAGAAGCTTGCGCTTTGTCACTAATCAGCAAAGCAAAATATAAAGtttcctccttttttttttttctctcttccaaaaagaaaaaaaaacctaagCAAAAAAGAGAGGAAGCACCTACCTTTTATCATCTGTAATCGCCCACAAGAAACATTTAGATTTCGGATTATCTCTTCTTCCATTCTCCTAACAAAACAAACCCTTTCGTTTTCCCGCACTTTCTCTCAGCCAAAGGAAGGAGAAAAATGAGGTGGGAAAGGGTCCGACAGCAACAAGTGGGTCTGGGTGAGTCGTCGTGTTACGGGGGCCCCGGGAAGAGGTGGGGACACACTTGTAACGCCATTAAAGGAGGCAGCTTTCTCTACGTGTTTGGTGGCTATGGCAAAGATAATTGCCAAACCAATCAAGTCCATGTCTTCGACTCTGGTTTGTTCTCTCACCCCCCACATTCATCTCCGTCTTATAATTGTCGGATTTATGTTGATTGAGGCTgtctgaatcttttttttttttatctctttgATTGATTTGCACTTTCGAGAGTTTATTCATCCTGCATGTTGCGCTATAATGGAACATATTATATTGAAagcttttgtatttttttcttctatgttTGTTGTCTTAATATGATTTTGAGTTGGGCTCTATTGTGGTTTACATGCTTTCATTGTGGTGATCTTTGTTGCAGCAAAGCAGATATGGACTCAACCAATAATCAGTGGAACACCTCCTCCTCCTAGGGACAGTCACACCTGTACAACAGTCGGCGACAACCTTTTGGTGTTTGGTGGTACTGATGGAACTAAACCTCTCAATGATCTGTACATTCTAGACACTTGTAAGctttttctttttccctttcAAGCTTTTTACTTCTTCCTGTTTGAGAAGTAGTCATATACTGAATTGGTTTGTCTGTTTCCGTTTGTTGTTATAGCTTCACATACTTGGAAGTGTCAGAGTGTTAGGGGAGAGGGACCTGAGGCAAGAGAAGGTCATAGCGCCACTCTCGTTGGGAAAAGGCTTTTTGTATTTGGTGGCTGTGGGAAATCTTCTGATATTAATGACGAAATCTATTACAATGACCTATACGTACTTAATACAGGTAATGTTTTTATGCCATGGCTTTCTTCAATTGGCATGTGAATCTTTTCCATGTTATCATCATCTCTTATGCATCGAAATCACTTATGCTTGTGTAGAGACTTATGTGTGGAAACGGGCTGTTACTATTGGGAATCCTCCATCTGCGAGAGATAGCCACACTTGCTCCTCGTGGAAGAACAAAATCGTTGTTATAGGTGGTGAAGATGGACATGACTATTATCTCTCTGATGTTCATATCCTTGATACAGGTGCACAAGCATTTCTCAAATTCATGTTTATTTAACCTTCTATCTGATATAAGTTCTTTTTATGTCATAACATTTTCATTTTGACTTTCAGATACATTCATGTGGAAGGAGCTGAATACCTCAGGCCAGTTGTTGACACCTCGAGCTGGTCATGTTACTGTTTCGCTTGGGAGAAACTTGTATGTGTTTGGAGGGTTTACAGATGCTCAGAATCTTTACGATGATCTCTATGTGCTTGATGTTGGTATGTAAACTGATAGAATCACTCAATACCAGAGTTTAATACTTGTGAGGGAGATTGGCCTTGGTCGTGAGATTTATAGCATATTCACATTGTTTGTTTTGTCGTTCTTACCTGTAGAGACGGGTGTGTGGTCAAAGGTTCTCACCATGGGAGAAGGACCATCTGCTAGGTTCTCTTCTGCAGGAGCTTGTTTAGATCCTCATAAAGCCGGATTTCTCGTCTTTGTTGGTGGCTGCAATAAAAGTCTCGAGGCACTGGATGACATGTTCTACTTACACACAGGTTTCAACAAATCTCTCTTCAACTTGCAAATTGCCAAAACTCCAGGCGTTTCCTTTCTAAActtttattctttcttttttttggttgatAGGACTTGGATATGATGCAAGGCTTGATCAGAGTGTAGGCAGCATGTCTCTAAAGAAGCAGCTGAAGCTGAAATGCCAAGAACAAAGTCATGCAAATCCCTTATACGATAACTCTCTTGTCAGAATCAATATGGATCATCAAGGTGTGTTTAAGCATACTAGTCAAGATTGGATTTAATCTTTAGCAGGATATCAAAAGCCTGTTTCTGATTGTTTTTATTGTAGGAAGAGGGAACTTCGGTATGAACACTGGCCAATTTGATCAAGGAAAGATGATGTTTCACGCCAGGGTAACCGAGACTTTCCCAGTTGGTTACAGTATAGAAACAATGATAGATGGAAAAGTGCTTCGTGGCGTTTTGTTTTCAACTAAGCAGAGCTCCGTTCTGCCCACTGATCAAAGCTTTAGTAGGCGAGTGCTTATATTAGTTTCTTACTTTTGGGGTTTTATCTGTTGGTTGTATTGCTTTGTGAACAATTCtcttattttttgttgttgtacaGAAAGAGGCCAGCTATGTCGAATGGTGATCAGGCTAACACATCAAAGGTTCCAAGAACTTTGAGCAATGATCAAATTGGTGCTACTGAAGCCAAAGATCCTCCATCAAACGGTGTGGACGGTGGTATTGGTCTCATCAACCATCTGGATGTTAACATAAACACTGTGGCCGCTGCACCTCAGCTCGATATGGTGATTAGAACGTTTCTTTAGTCATTTCTCTCTTTTGAGATGCTTGATTATGCAATTTCCTTACTGGAAAACGCTGAAAATTTTGTGCAGGGTACTGTGAATGCAGCTCCATCTTCAGTTGCTCAAACAGATGAAGCTTCTTTAGAATCTAGAAATGCGGTATCGATTGATGTGGAAGCTACTAAGACCGGACCTGGAGAGACATAGGCACAGAAAAAAAAGGTGGGCTTTAAGTCCTTGTGATTGAACCACTAGATTGATTACACAACAATAGGTGAATCCATTGCGTCTAAAGCCTCATTTGTGTCTAACTCTTGTTCCTTTGAACAATTACTTTGCAGATGAGAGATTCAGTGCGTTACAGAGAAACAAGGACAGCTAGAAGCatcatttattttcttcttatgTACATTAGGCTGGAGATAGGATGGGTTTAATTTAGAATCGAAGTTTAGGTTTGGTGAGGATGAGGAGAAGCTAACTCTGACTGAGTTAGTTCTTTTTTGTTGTCTTTCTTCTGCTGGAGCTCTGCCATTTCTCTgtttcatctttctttttttgtttttgtttaatttcaaCTTGCAAGCAATGTAAAAACTTTGCAATATCTTTGTCAAGTTCTGTCTTAATACATATAATGTGGCTCAAGGAATTGTTTCACAAGAAACTGGAGATCTCCAAGATGGACAAGCTCTGAGTTTGTTATGAAACCCTTGTCAAGTTTGAGACTTCCCATTGAACCAGCTCCATGGAAGCAAACTGACAGACGCTGGTTTTCACAAAATCAAGCCTGCAGGCAAGTGAAAGCTCTGTGGCAGTCATTGGAGGGAAGGTTGAAAGATGTCGAGTTTAAAGTTATTCGGGAAAGGATCTCAGAGCTCTTAAAGAGATATTAGAGGCAATGCAATCAAAAAGTGTCTTTGATACTCGAAAGCAGCTACTATGCTCAAACTCAAGAGGCCTACATAACTAGGTGATGCCACCTAATATGAGAGGACAAATAGTGATTATGAAATCTGCCAGACTTGTTGAGACATCTGGTATTCCTTCATCATCTCTGATTCCTATATCTGGTCTTAATACGGCCTGTAGAGAAAGATCCACCatattctctcttttctttctgtGTCTTCTTTGTTTGGTGAttcatgcattaaaacaagttttGAGACATTACAGTTCTTCAAAACTCAGAAACAGACAGCAAGTATAACACAGGAACAGAATACAAGTAATGCTCTCATGAGGAGCTACAATACATGAGTTACAACTTACAAGCCAAAGAACATTTCACATCACATCTTATtataagagaaaaagaaaagagaagaaacatTGACATGGTTTAGTACCTGACTAAAAGTCTATGATATCAGACTTTTCACTTTATGGATGAAAGCATCAACAACAGAAAACCATGTTCGGCTCCACGAAGAATCAAAAGAGAGTGAAGCAAGTATCCCTAGCAGTATTGTCACATAGGCTGCAATAATGCTCCAATAGAAAGATACAATGTCAATcacatcttcttcctcttctccaacATCCGCATGCGTTTCTTTCAGTGTGTCATTATTACAACTTCTGTTGGAGGGTTGTCCACAGAGAAGAGGATTACCAAAGTAGCTGGTTTCATCAAAGGTACTCAACTGCCCTTCCTGTGGAATGATACCTGATAAGTTGTTATAAGAGACATTAAACACAGCAAGACTGCTTAGCTTTGTAAGCTGGCTCGGGATTTGGCCATGTAAGATGTTGAAGGAAAGATCAAGGCTTTCTAAATCCTCCATATTGGAGAAACTTTGTGGGAGGACACCAGATAAATGATTGTGAGAAAGATTCAGTGCTCGTATATCAACAAGATCTCCAAGCTCTGCTGGGATCTCACCACTCAGCTCATTCAGAGAGAGATCCAGTCCAAACATAAATCCAAGAGTTAAACCTATGTAGGAATCATATCTTAGCTTTGCTGCAAACTGAACTTCGATCACACTGTCTGCCATGTAGTCTATAGTAAAAGGATCTAACATAAGCATAGATCTATAATACTTGCCTAAATCTTCCGTGGAGAAGAAGTCCTCATCTAGACCCATGCCACCAAAGATATCACTAGACACGAAGATCAATCCAGCATTATCATAACCCTCTTGCCCATCGTGTTGTAGCGTAGGGAAACTAAATGATATATTGCTAAAACATGAGGGTATAGATCCATTCAGCCTGTTGTCAGAAAGGTCCAGAAGTTGGATGTTGGTTAAGCCACACATCTGGGAAGGAATAGAGCCTGTTAAGTTATTCCCCCGCAAAAGAAGAATATAGATCTTTTGGTTGCTGACGAACTCTGGGATATTCCCGGACAATCTGTTGTTTCTTAGATCAAGTATGGAGGCATTTCCCAGTACTGTGTCTGGGATAGTCCCTGAGAAATTATTATCCTGCAGGAACAGCATTCTTGTATCAGAGCTGAAGCGGTGAGGTAGGTCACCAGATAATCTGTTTGCAGAGAGGTCCAACAACACAAGATAGGATATGTCAATCAAAGAAACAGGTATTTGACCTTCTAGGTGATTGTTTGAAATCAGGAGTGTGTTCAGGCCATACAAGTTGCCAATCCAACTAGGAATAACACCAGTGAGATAGTTATTCGACAAGTCAAGAATAGACATGGAACTCGAGTTCAGCAAACCATCTCCAATCCTCCCTGAAAACTGGTTATTATCCAAAGACAATACCTGCAAGGAAGTCAAATTTGTTGGCTCTGGAAAAACGTTGCCGCTAAGTTTGTTGTCAGAAAGCTTAAGAAACATCAAAGAATAACAACCCATAGTTAAACTCCTTGGTAACTTTCCGTAGAGATCATTGTGAGAGAGATCTAAGAAGTACATCTTTCTCATGTTACCTAGAGAAGATGGCAGATTCCCTTGTAAACTATTCTTTGACAAGTTAAGGTGCCGTAGGTTAGGAAGTATCCACCCAATATTATCGGGAAAGAGTTGACTAAACTCATTAGCTGACGCATCCAGCAAGAGGAGACTATGAGCAGATCTGGGTAGCTGAAAGTTCGTAAATGAGTTATTCTGTAGAAGCAAAACTTCGAGGTTTGTATTGTTCTCCATTAGCCAAGAAGGGAATAGTCCATGAAGTCTGTTGTCAGAGAGATCAACCAGACGTAACTCCTTCTGGTGTAGGAGAAAATGAGGAAGCTTACCCAAGTTGCAAGACCTTAGTGCAATAACATGTAACTGAAATTCTAGCTTCCATGAACCTTCTGACACCACTTGGAGTGAGTTGGATATTGAAGAAAGCTTGAATACCTTAAGCTTTGAAAGGTTGGCAAGCGAACCCAATGAGAATAAACCATGGAAGTCGTTATCAAACAACGATAAGTACTCAAGGGATTCAATGCTACCAATAGCAGAGGGTACCTTCCCACTCATTTGGTTTGATGAGAGATCAAGAACTCGTAGTGCAGTCAATCTGGTTAAGCATAATGGAAACTCACCTATGAGTTTGTTATGGCTGAGGTCCAGCTCTTGCAGATTCTTCAACTCGCAAATCCCTATATTATCAAATTCATATATGAACATTTGGATTCACCAGCACCATTCTTAATTGAACGTCTTAAGGCTTTGACTAAACTTGCCTTGCAATTGCCCCCAGCCTGTAAATTCGTTACGACTTAGATCCAGAGCTTTCAACTTTCTCAGGTCAGCTAAACCTGCCATAAGACAAAGCCACACAAAGGAAGATACTTACACGTGACCACGATGTTGTAAGTGACAAGTAAAATCGATACTACCTTGTACAGGTGTGGAGTTGTCAAATCTGTTTCTACTCAGGTCCAACAGCTCCAAGTTTGTCAGATATTTAAGTTCTGGAACGGATCCCAAGAGAAATGTAAGAAAGAACTGAAACTGAAAAGACATGGTCGTAAGAAATTGAAAAGCAAACCTTCAGCAGGAAAGGGACCATCCATGTTGTTACCACGAAGAAACAAAGTTGTAAGTGATTTTGCGGAGCTGAGAAAAGGTAAAACCGTGCTATCAAATTGATTGTAAGAGAGAACCAGTATCTCTAGTTTTTTTAATCTCCTTAGACTTTCATAACCtggagaaaaataaaatcttgtCAACAAGAGTATGTATCACTGAACTTGAGACGGTATGATCTGGGAAAAGTCTGGTATACCTTCCAGGAACGAGGCATTGAATCCTTCAACCCAGCTCTTAGATAAGTTCAGAGTTTGAAGCTCTTCAAAGGGATACAGCAAGGAAAGATTTATTACAAGAGGTAAACCTATTAAACTAAGTTCATGGAGGGCAAGGCCAATAACCCGTCTAGTTGTACGATTACACTTAACTCTCTCCCAACTGCAACAATCACTCACTGTGTCATTACTCCAAGTCTCAAAAATGTAGTCTTCATTGTCCCCTGAGAGCAGCAGGGATGTCTTGAGCTCCAACAAACCCTTCCTTTCTTTCTCAACACAGCTCTTGTATCTATGTATCTGCCCCATCACTATCATCACCCACATCAGAATCTGAACTAGAAACACTCTCCTATTCATTGAAATGATCCAATAACCAAAACGAAAAGAGAAATTATGGGGAAAAAGATTGTGAATTCAATATGTTGGAGAACCTCCATGTTTCTAAGTATTCTTTCTTTatgaaattataaaagaaaacaagttgCAGAAAGAGATGTAGTTTACAAAGTCAAATTCTTTCAAGTCAACAGTCAAGAAGCATATGATAATGATATTTACGTGTGGCGTACATCATTGGTCTAACTGGACCAAGCTTTGTTCAAAGTTAACTCAGAAAAAGTCAATGTACTAACAAAGAATGTCATAAATCTTCTATCATAGAATGTGGATACTAGGAGTAGCTTTTTGTTGATAAATTCACAAAATCATCATCTAATATTGACCAAGTTCAGTTTCTTTTAGATTATTTTCATTGCAATTTTCAAGCTTTGTTCGATTTATAATGTGAAAACCACCTAACTTCAGTCAGAAACTAACACTTCTATCAAGCATTTAAGGTTAATCAGAGAGGTCTTCAATGGCAAAGATCTACAGAATTTCAAAAGTGGGCTCTATAAAGAAACGGCAGGATGaagatgtaaactataaaaCCTGTTGGTACTGGTGTAGTCTCAGACCAAATGCTCGTGATCATCATCTCTCTCTCGCatcttgataaaaaaaaaaccatattcTTCGCCACCAACAAGCTCTTTTTCTTCTCTGTACATGACTGCGCATGAATCTATCTGGGGAATGGTAAGACTTATGATGATGTAATCCCGGGATTAGTGCTCGACTTAGAGAGGCTTCTCTTCAAGGATTTGGTAAGTGAGATCGTGCACTGTGAGATTAGCAAGAAAACTCAGGGAGATGAAGAACGGGTTTTGCCAACAAGTAGATACGCATTTCTCTGTATTCTGAAGCcgtatatacatataaataatacAAGTAAAAGTCATGAAACATCCTGCATATATAAATACTcggattatgcattaaaaacaaGTTTGAAACGTTACAGTTCTTCAAAACACAGAGGAACAGACAATAAGTATAACATAGGAATATAACACAGGTTATGCTCTAATGGGGAGCTACAATACATGAATTACAAGCCATATAATATTTCACATTCCATCAGATTATAAAAGCAAAAAGAAGAGACATATACAAGAGTTAGAACTTAGAACCTGACAGAAAGTCTTTTCACTTTATGGATGAAAGCATCAACAATAGAAAACCAAGTTCGGCTCCACGAAGAATCAAAAGAGAGTGAAGCAAGTATCCCTAGCAGTATTGTCACATAGGCTGCAAAAAGGCCCCAGCAGAAAGACACAATGTCAATCGTATCTTCTTTGTCTTCTCCAACATCCGCTGGCGTTTCTTTCAAAGTGTCATTATTACAACTTCTATTGGATGGTTGTCCACAGAGAAGAGGATTACCAATGTAGCTGGTTTCATCAAAGGTGCTAAACTTCCCTTTCACTGGAATGATACCTGATAAGTTGTTGTAAGAGACATTAAAGACAGCAAGACTGCTTAGCTTTGTTAGCTGGCTCGGGTGGCCGTGTAATATGTTGAAGGAAAGATCTAGGCTTTCTAAATCCTTCATTTTGGAGAAACTCTCTGGGATGACACCAGATAAATGATTGTGAGAAAGATTCAGTGCTCGTATTTCATCTAGATCTCCAAGCTCTCCTGGGATCTCACCACTTAGCTCATTCTGAGAGAGATCCAGTCCAAACATATATCCAAGAGTTCCACCCATGTAGAAATCATATCTCCTCTTTGCTGCAAACTGAACTTTTATCTCACTGTCTGCTGTGTAGTCTACAATAAACGGATCTAGCATAAGCTTATTAGATCTATAATACATGCCTAAATCTTCCTCGGAAAAGAAGTCCCAGTACAAACCCAAACCACCAAAGGAAAAAATAGACCCGAAACTTATTTTATTACCAAAAACATACGCCTCATCTTCTTTCCACAAACCAAATGATATATTGCTAAAACATGAAGGTATGGCTCCATTTAACCTGTTGTTGGAAAGATCCAAAAGTTGAATGGTGCTGAAGCCACACAGCTGGACAGGAATATGACCAGTTAGTTTATTGCCCCGCAGAAGAAGAATGTTGATGTTTTGGGTGTTGACGAACTCGGGGATATTACCAGACAATCTGTTGTTTCTTAGATCAAGTATGGAGACATTGTCCAGTAATGCGTCTGGGATAGACCCTGATAAATTATTATCTTGCAGGAACAAGAATCCCGAGTAAGAGTTGAGGTGTGGAGGGATGTCACCATCCAATCTGTTTGCAGAGAGGTCCAACAGAGAAATATCAGTTATGTTAAACAAAGAAACAGGTATTCGACCTTCTAAAAGATTGTTTGAAATCAGGAGCATGTACAGTCTGGAAAAGTTGCCAATCCAACTAGGAATAACACCAGTGAGATAGTTATTCGACAAGTCAAGCACAGATATGGAACTCGAGTTCTGCAAGCCATCTCCAATCTTCCCCTCAAATTGGTTGTTATCCAAAGTCAGGACAATCAAGGAAGTCAAGTTTGCTGGCTCTGGAAAAATGTGGCCGCTAAGTTTGTTGTATGAAAGCTTAAGGAACATCAATGAATAACAACCCAATGTTAAACTCCTTGGAAGCTTCCCGTAGAAACCATTGCGAGATAGATCCAAAAAGTACATATTTTTCATGTTACCTAGAGAAGATGGCAGATTCCCCTGTAAACTATTCTTTGACAGGTTAAGGTGCCGTACATTAGGAAGTATCCACCCAATGTTTTCAGGAAAAGGTTGGCTTAACTCATTAGCTGAGGCATCCAGAAGAAGCAGTTTATGAGCAGATATAGGTAGCTGGAAGTTCGTAAACGAGTTATTCTGTAGAATCAGAACTTCAAGATTTGTATTGTTCTCCATCAGCCAAGAAGGGAATAGTCCATGAAGTCTGTTGTTGGATAGGTCAACTAGACGTAACTCTATCTGGTGTAGGAGAAAATGAGGAAGCTTTCCCAAGTTACAAGACCGTAGTGCAATAACATATAGCTGAAACTCTAGCTTCCATGAACCTTCTGACTCTACTTGGAATGATTTGGATTTGGAATAAAGCTTGAGTACCCTAAGCTTTGTAAGGTTAGAAAGCCAACCCAAAGAGAAGAAGCCGTGGAATTCGTTATCGAACAGCGATAAGTACTCAAGCGATGTTAGGCTACTGATGGCAGATGGCACTTCCCCAGTCATCTGGTTAGATGAGAGATCAAGAACTCGAAGTCTAGTCAAGCTGGTTAAACATATTGGAAACTCACCCATGAGTTTGTTTCGGCTGAGGTCGAGCTCTTCCAGATTCTTTAACTCGCAAATCCCTATATTATCAAATTCatagataattattttgaatTCTCCAGACCATTTTTAATTGGAGTTCAAAGGGTCTGGCTAAACTTGCCTTGAAATTCTGAGCCAGAAAATTCATTACCACTTAGATCCAGAACTTTTAACTTTTTCAGGTCAGCTAACTCTGCCACAAGAGAAAACCACACAAAGGAAGAGACTTACACATGACCAGGATAATTTCGTAGATGGGCAAAAACAAGTAACGTAGATGCTACCTTTTGCTGGTATGGAGCCGTTAAACATGTTTCTACTCAGGTCCAGAAATTCCAAGTTTGTCAGATCTTTAAGTTCTGGAAAAGATCCCCAAGAGAGTAGTAATAAGAAAGAGAATAAAACATGAACTGTTGTACAATTTACATCTTCCCAGAAATTGAAATCCAAACCTTTCATAGGAAAAGAACCATCCATTTGGTTACCC
This genomic window contains:
- the LOC103872662 gene encoding receptor-like protein 15 isoform X4, whose protein sequence is MVIHSVPSLMMHTLADNFFRFAGYKSLRRLRKLEVLVLSSNVFNNSILPYLTSATSLTTLFLRGNQMDGSFPMKGLDFNFWEDVNCTTVHVLFSFLLLLSWGSFPELKDLTNLEFLDLSRNMFNGSIPAKELADLKKLKVLDLSGNEFSGSEFQGICELKNLEELDLSRNKLMGEFPICLTSLTRLRVLDLSSNQMTGEVPSAISSLTSLEYLSLFDNEFHGFFSLGWLSNLTKLRVLKLYSKSKSFQVESEGSWKLEFQLYVIALRSCNLGKLPHFLLHQIELRLVDLSNNRLHGLFPSWLMENNTNLEVLILQNNSFTNFQLPISAHKLLLLDASANELSQPFPENIGWILPNVRHLNLSKNSLQGNLPSSLGNMKNMYFLDLSRNGFYGKLPRSLTLGCYSLMFLKLSYNKLSGHIFPEPANLTSLIVLTLDNNQFEGKIGDGLQNSSSISVLDLSNNYLTGVIPSWIGNFSRLYMLLISNNLLEGRIPVSLFNITDISLLDLSANRLDGDIPPHLNSYSGFLFLQDNNLSGSIPDALLDNVSILDLRNNRLSGNIPEFVNTQNINILLLRGNKLTGHIPVQLCGFSTIQLLDLSNNRLNGAIPSCFSNISFGLWKEDEAYVFGNKISFGSIFSFGGLGLYWDFFSEEDLGMYYRSNKLMLDPFIVDYTADSEIKVQFAAKRRYDFYMGGTLGYMFGLDLSQNELSGEIPGELGDLDEIRALNLSHNHLSGVIPESFSKMKDLESLDLSFNILHGHPSQLTKLSSLAVFNVSYNNLSGIIPVKGKFSTFDETSYIGNPLLCGQPSNRSCNNDTLKETPADVGEDKEDTIDIVSFCWGLFAAYVTILLGILASLSFDSSWSRTWFSIVDAFIHKVKRLSVRF